The Oncorhynchus gorbuscha isolate QuinsamMale2020 ecotype Even-year unplaced genomic scaffold, OgorEven_v1.0 Un_scaffold_1356, whole genome shotgun sequence genome contains a region encoding:
- the LOC124022354 gene encoding hematopoietically-expressed homeobox protein hhex-like: MQYQHSALSAMGVPLYAPTPIQPVHPTPFYIEDILGRNETLTQSSAVVSTPNLPSPNSSFTSLVSPYRTPIYEPTPIHPAFSHHAALTATYASGAFANSLYPFHRSMGDYTLLRHDPLGKQLLWSPFIQRPLHKRKGGQVRFSNDQTIELEKKFETQKYLSPPERKRLAKMLQLSERQVKTWFQNRRAKWRRLKQENPTGSKTDLEDDSTGRNCEEGPESGVSLSPGRDQRCRATEMTHTHSRLQCSTSPLSQGQIESDISDDTDQELDIEDDMEFPLNPPI, translated from the exons ATGCAGTACCAACACAGTGCGCTTTCAGCCATGGGTGTTCCTCTTTACGCGCCGACCCCTATCCAGCCCGTCCACCCAACTCCTTTCTACATCGAAGACATCCTGGGGAGAAATGAGACCCTGACCCAGTCTTCAGCGGTGGTCTCCACGCCAAATCTACCGTCACCGAATTCATCCTTCACCAGTTTGGTCTCTCCGTACCGGACCCCCATCTATGAACCGACACCGATCCACCCTGCGTTCTCTCACCACGCTGCGCTCACCGCCACGTATGCCTCCGGGGCTTTCGCTAATTCACTGTATCCATTCCACCGGTCTATGGGGGACTATACTCTGCTCAGGCACGACCCGCTTG GGAAACAACTTCTATGGAGCCCGTTCATTCAGCGTCCACTGCACAAGAGAAAAGGTGGACAAGTCCGATTCTCCAACGACCAGACAATAGAGCTGGAAAAGAAGTTTGAGACGCAGAAATACCTTTCACCACCCGAACGAAAACGACTGGCTAAAATGTTGCAACTGAGTGAACGACAG GTGAAGACGTGGTTCCAAAATCGAAGAGCCAAGTGGAGGCGACTGAAGCAG GAGAACCCCACCGGCAGTAAGACAGATCTGGAGGACGATAGCACCGGGAGAAACTGCGAGGAGGGACCGGAGTCAGGTGTGAGCCTCAGTCCGGGCCGGGACCAGAGATGTAGGGCTACAGAGATGACGCACACTCACAGTCGGTTGCAGTGTTCCACGTCGCCTCTATCACAAGGACAAATAGAGTCCGACATTTCAGATGATACAGACCAAGAGCTGGACATAGAGGATGACATGGAGTTCCCACTGAATCCACCGATATGA